The Salvelinus alpinus chromosome 28, SLU_Salpinus.1, whole genome shotgun sequence genome includes a window with the following:
- the map3k12 gene encoding mitogen-activated protein kinase kinase kinase 12 isoform X3, giving the protein MSGTCLHEPRAPSPSLSGFSTPISEPPFRRLDADTPACTPETDLTPTQCVLRNVLSIDTGGAPGAPGGVEGCPHTCGNSPTPSDGPPAHFDNSVLKLHEHEACQCGGGAEAGLSSEAGAVRSQSDNIRMQQGGGGFLEGLFGCLKPVWTMIGKAYSPEHKHNQEGVWKSWEVPFEEISDLQWVGSGAQGAVFLGKFHGEEVAVKKVRDIKETEIKHLRKLKHPNIITFKGICTQAPCYCILMEYCAQGQLYEVLRAGRKITPSLLIDWAMGIAGGMNYLHLHKIIHRDLKSPNMLITHDDLVKISDFGTSKELIDKSMKMSFAGTVAWMAPEVIRNEPISEKVDIWSFGVVLWEMLTGEVPYKDVDSSAIIWGVGNNSLNLPIPESCPDGFKILLRQCWNCKPRNRPSFRQILLHLDIASADVLCTPQETYFKSQAEWREEVKQHFEKIKSEGTCLHRLDEELINRRREELRHALDIREHYERKLERTNNLYVELNAVMLQLELKEKELQKPDILKSEVIIPKMDSSVMQVTIPSCSNRGSTSPSRSRRVKTRHRKPGKGSSGDLAGLKATQPSPDGDNPAQANSSSTGPSKQLQDPSVALRALGHEQQQRQLSSSSPDLICTTLAAEGQGKGEPTVGGLERGGSLSASAGLGGSEGGAGGLDDLTETTPRSDTPSEDAASFPFSSSPDSPCGRGAAAGRGSVLGAPRLPHDGDDKEEGVSGVRLPRGASGHLTPSAILYRAAIARKQRRGVSSEEEEGEVDSEVELPRRRRPTSITKCQLVSTFSSENLSVSDGEEGHTTDHSHSGTPDVVSTNTDDRLGDRSDDLLSQGSEIPADNTDPVQASGGLSEREGALGQVKAPLDASQNPNESRALCDDSDCDSAELDQSGSGELSRPPSAGAWPPPSGYPSGPQQGSPQGPQTGPP; this is encoded by the exons ATGAGTGGGACCTGCCTCCATGAGCCCCgcgccccctccccctctctctcaggctTCAGCACCCCCATCTCAGAGCCCCCCTTCCGCAGGTTGGATGCAGACACCCCCGCCTGCACCCCAGAAACCGACCTGACCCCCACCCAGTGTGTCCTCCGCAACGTGTTGTCCATCGACACCGGTGGGGCACCAGGGGCGCCAGGTGGGGTTGAGGGGTGCCCCCACACCTGTGGCAACAGCCCCACCCCTAGTGACGGGCCCCCGGCCCACTTTGACAACAGTGTGCTGAAGTTACACGAGCATGAGGCCTGCCAGTGTGGGGGCGGGGCAGAGGCGGGGCTTAGCTCGGAGGCTGGGGCCGTCCGTAGCCAATCAGACAACATCCGGATGCAGCAAGGAGGTGGAGGGTTCCTGGAGGGGCTGTTTGGCTGCCTGAAACCCGTCTGGACCATGATCGGGAAAGCATACTCCCCCGAACACAAGCATAACCAGGAAGGTGTGTGGA AATCCTGGGAGGTTCCATTTGAAGAGATCTCAGACCTGCAATGGGTTGGCAGCGGGGCCCAGGGGGCGGTCTTCTTGGGGAAGTTCCACGGCGAGGAGGTGGCTGTCAAGAAAGTCCGGGACATCAAGGAGACGGAGATCAAGCACCTACGCAAACTCAAGCACCCCAACATCATCACCTTCAA gGGTATCTGCACCCAGGCTCCCTGCTACTGTATCCTGATGGAGTACTGTGCCCAGGGCCAGCTGTACGAGGTGCTGAGAGCAGGCAGGAAGATCACCCCCTCCCTGCTCATTGACTGGGCCATGGGCATCGCCGGGGGCATGAACTACCTGCACCTCCACAAGATCATCCACAGAGACCTCAAGTCCCCCAA TATGCTGATTACCCATGATGACCTAGTGAAGATTTCTGACTTCGGCACCTCCAAGGAGCTCATTGATAAGAGCATGAAGATGTCCTTCGCTGGTACGGTGGCCTGGATGGCCCCAGAGGTCATTCGGAATGAACCCATATCGGAGAAGGTGGACATCTG GTCGTTTGGGGTGGTGCTGTGGGAGATGCTGACCGGGGAGGTCCCCTATAAGGATGTGGACTCCTCTGCCATCATCTGGGGGGTGGGCAACAACAGCCTGAACCTCCCTATCCCCGAGAGCTGCCCAGACGGCTTCAAAATCCTCCTGAGGCAGTGCTG GAACTGTAAACCCAGAAATAGACCCTCTTTCCGTCAGATCCTCCTCCATCTGGATATAGCCTCAGCTGATGTACTCTGCACCCCACAGGAGACATACTTCAAGTCTCAG GCTGAGTGGCGGGAGGAGGTGAAGCAGCACTTTGAGAAGATTAAGTCTGAGGGGACCTGTCTGCACCGACTGGACGAGGAACTGATCAACCGACGCAGAGAGGAGCTAAG GCACGCTCTGGACATCCGGGAGCACTATGAGAGGAAGCTGGAGAGGACCAACAACCTCTACGTGGAGCTCAACGCTGTCATGCTGCAGCTGGAGCTCAAAGAGAAAGAGCTCCAGAA GCCAGACATCCTCAAGTCAGAGGTGATCATTCCCAAGATGGATTCCTCCGTGATGCAGGTCACTATCCCCTCCTGCTCCAACAGGGGCTCCACGTCTCCCAGCCGCTCGCGTAGGGTCAAGACCCGCCACCGCAAGCCTGGCAAGGGCAGCAGCGGGGACCTTGCCGGCCTGAAGGCCACTCAACCCTCTCCCGACGGGGACAACCCTGCCCAGGCCAACAGCTCCAGCACGGGCCCCTCCAAGCAGCTCCAGGACCCCAGCGTGGCCCTGCGGGCCCTGGGCCACGAGCAGCAGCAGAGGCAGCTGTCCTCCTCCAGCCCTGACCTCATCTGCACCACATTGGCGGCTGAGGGTCAAGGGAAAGGAGAACCCACCGTTGGGGGGCTTGAGAGGGGCGGCAGCCTGAGCGCCTCCGCGGGCTTGGGGGGGTCCGAGGGGGGCGCGGGGGGTCTGGATGACCTCACAGAGACCACCCCACGCAGCGACACGCCCAGCGAGGACGCAGCCTCGTTCCCCTTCTCTAGCAGCCCAGACTCGCCATGTGGAAGGGGGGCGGCCGCCGGGAGGGGGTCTGTGCTGGGCGCCCCACGCCTTCCCCACGATGGGGATGATAAGGAAGAGGGAGTAAGTGGTGTGCGGTTACCCCGGGGGGCATCAGGGCATCTCACCCCCTCAGCTATCCTGTACAGGGCGGCCATCGCACGCAAACAG AGGCGTGGCGTGtcttcagaggaggaggagggggaggttgaCAGCGAGGTGGAGTTGCCACGGAGACG ACGTCCGACCAGCATCACCAAGTGCCAGTTGGTGTCTACCTTCAGCTCGGAGAACCTCTCTGTGTCGGATGGCGAAGAGGGCCACACCACCGACCACTCCCACAGCGGCACGCCGGACGTCGTCAGCACCAACACGGACGACCGTCTGGGCGACCGCAGCGATGACCTCCTGTCGCAGGGGTCAGAGATCCCAGCAGACAACACTGACCCGGTGCAGGCCTCTGGCGGGCTGTCTGAGAGGGAGGGAGCCCTGGGCCAGGTCAAAGCCCCGCTGGACGCTTCACAGAATCCTAATGAA agTCGGGCCCTGTGCGACGACTCGGACTGCGACAGCGCTGAGCTTGACCAGTCAGGAAGTGGGGAGCTCAGTCGTCCACCCAGCGCTGGGGCCTGGCCACCTCCATCAGGGTACCCCTCTGGGCCCCAACAAGGGTCTCCTCAGGGGCCCCAGACAGGGCCTCCATag
- the map3k12 gene encoding mitogen-activated protein kinase kinase kinase 12 isoform X1, translated as MSGTCLHEPRAPSPSLSGFSTPISEPPFRRLDADTPACTPETDLTPTQCVLRNVLSIDTGGAPGAPGGVEGCPHTCGNSPTPSDGPPAHFDNSVLKLHEHEACQCGGGAEAGLSSEAGAVRSQSDNIRMQQGGGGFLEGLFGCLKPVWTMIGKAYSPEHKHNQEGVWKSWEVPFEEISDLQWVGSGAQGAVFLGKFHGEEVAVKKVRDIKETEIKHLRKLKHPNIITFKGICTQAPCYCILMEYCAQGQLYEVLRAGRKITPSLLIDWAMGIAGGMNYLHLHKIIHRDLKSPNMLITHDDLVKISDFGTSKELIDKSMKMSFAGTVAWMAPEVIRNEPISEKVDIWSFGVVLWEMLTGEVPYKDVDSSAIIWGVGNNSLNLPIPESCPDGFKILLRQCWNCKPRNRPSFRQILLHLDIASADVLCTPQETYFKSQAEWREEVKQHFEKIKSEGTCLHRLDEELINRRREELRHALDIREHYERKLERTNNLYVELNAVMLQLELKEKELQKREQSLDKKYPGLFKHHSSRQTSSSNSMDKLIKKRNVPQKLPSGKRPDILKSEVIIPKMDSSVMQVTIPSCSNRGSTSPSRSRRVKTRHRKPGKGSSGDLAGLKATQPSPDGDNPAQANSSSTGPSKQLQDPSVALRALGHEQQQRQLSSSSPDLICTTLAAEGQGKGEPTVGGLERGGSLSASAGLGGSEGGAGGLDDLTETTPRSDTPSEDAASFPFSSSPDSPCGRGAAAGRGSVLGAPRLPHDGDDKEEGVSGVRLPRGASGHLTPSAILYRAAIARKQRRGVSSEEEEGEVDSEVELPRRRRPTSITKCQLVSTFSSENLSVSDGEEGHTTDHSHSGTPDVVSTNTDDRLGDRSDDLLSQGSEIPADNTDPVQASGGLSEREGALGQVKAPLDASQNPNESRALCDDSDCDSAELDQSGSGELSRPPSAGAWPPPSGYPSGPQQGSPQGPQTGPP; from the exons ATGAGTGGGACCTGCCTCCATGAGCCCCgcgccccctccccctctctctcaggctTCAGCACCCCCATCTCAGAGCCCCCCTTCCGCAGGTTGGATGCAGACACCCCCGCCTGCACCCCAGAAACCGACCTGACCCCCACCCAGTGTGTCCTCCGCAACGTGTTGTCCATCGACACCGGTGGGGCACCAGGGGCGCCAGGTGGGGTTGAGGGGTGCCCCCACACCTGTGGCAACAGCCCCACCCCTAGTGACGGGCCCCCGGCCCACTTTGACAACAGTGTGCTGAAGTTACACGAGCATGAGGCCTGCCAGTGTGGGGGCGGGGCAGAGGCGGGGCTTAGCTCGGAGGCTGGGGCCGTCCGTAGCCAATCAGACAACATCCGGATGCAGCAAGGAGGTGGAGGGTTCCTGGAGGGGCTGTTTGGCTGCCTGAAACCCGTCTGGACCATGATCGGGAAAGCATACTCCCCCGAACACAAGCATAACCAGGAAGGTGTGTGGA AATCCTGGGAGGTTCCATTTGAAGAGATCTCAGACCTGCAATGGGTTGGCAGCGGGGCCCAGGGGGCGGTCTTCTTGGGGAAGTTCCACGGCGAGGAGGTGGCTGTCAAGAAAGTCCGGGACATCAAGGAGACGGAGATCAAGCACCTACGCAAACTCAAGCACCCCAACATCATCACCTTCAA gGGTATCTGCACCCAGGCTCCCTGCTACTGTATCCTGATGGAGTACTGTGCCCAGGGCCAGCTGTACGAGGTGCTGAGAGCAGGCAGGAAGATCACCCCCTCCCTGCTCATTGACTGGGCCATGGGCATCGCCGGGGGCATGAACTACCTGCACCTCCACAAGATCATCCACAGAGACCTCAAGTCCCCCAA TATGCTGATTACCCATGATGACCTAGTGAAGATTTCTGACTTCGGCACCTCCAAGGAGCTCATTGATAAGAGCATGAAGATGTCCTTCGCTGGTACGGTGGCCTGGATGGCCCCAGAGGTCATTCGGAATGAACCCATATCGGAGAAGGTGGACATCTG GTCGTTTGGGGTGGTGCTGTGGGAGATGCTGACCGGGGAGGTCCCCTATAAGGATGTGGACTCCTCTGCCATCATCTGGGGGGTGGGCAACAACAGCCTGAACCTCCCTATCCCCGAGAGCTGCCCAGACGGCTTCAAAATCCTCCTGAGGCAGTGCTG GAACTGTAAACCCAGAAATAGACCCTCTTTCCGTCAGATCCTCCTCCATCTGGATATAGCCTCAGCTGATGTACTCTGCACCCCACAGGAGACATACTTCAAGTCTCAG GCTGAGTGGCGGGAGGAGGTGAAGCAGCACTTTGAGAAGATTAAGTCTGAGGGGACCTGTCTGCACCGACTGGACGAGGAACTGATCAACCGACGCAGAGAGGAGCTAAG GCACGCTCTGGACATCCGGGAGCACTATGAGAGGAAGCTGGAGAGGACCAACAACCTCTACGTGGAGCTCAACGCTGTCATGCTGCAGCTGGAGCTCAAAGAGAAAGAGCTCCAGAA GAGAGAGCAGTCTTTAGATAAGAAGTACCCAGGACTGTTCAAGCACCACAGCTCCAGACAGACTAGCTCCTCCAACTCCATGGACAAACTCATCAAGAAGAGAAACGTCCCACAGAAACTGCCCTCTGGAAAGAG GCCAGACATCCTCAAGTCAGAGGTGATCATTCCCAAGATGGATTCCTCCGTGATGCAGGTCACTATCCCCTCCTGCTCCAACAGGGGCTCCACGTCTCCCAGCCGCTCGCGTAGGGTCAAGACCCGCCACCGCAAGCCTGGCAAGGGCAGCAGCGGGGACCTTGCCGGCCTGAAGGCCACTCAACCCTCTCCCGACGGGGACAACCCTGCCCAGGCCAACAGCTCCAGCACGGGCCCCTCCAAGCAGCTCCAGGACCCCAGCGTGGCCCTGCGGGCCCTGGGCCACGAGCAGCAGCAGAGGCAGCTGTCCTCCTCCAGCCCTGACCTCATCTGCACCACATTGGCGGCTGAGGGTCAAGGGAAAGGAGAACCCACCGTTGGGGGGCTTGAGAGGGGCGGCAGCCTGAGCGCCTCCGCGGGCTTGGGGGGGTCCGAGGGGGGCGCGGGGGGTCTGGATGACCTCACAGAGACCACCCCACGCAGCGACACGCCCAGCGAGGACGCAGCCTCGTTCCCCTTCTCTAGCAGCCCAGACTCGCCATGTGGAAGGGGGGCGGCCGCCGGGAGGGGGTCTGTGCTGGGCGCCCCACGCCTTCCCCACGATGGGGATGATAAGGAAGAGGGAGTAAGTGGTGTGCGGTTACCCCGGGGGGCATCAGGGCATCTCACCCCCTCAGCTATCCTGTACAGGGCGGCCATCGCACGCAAACAG AGGCGTGGCGTGtcttcagaggaggaggagggggaggttgaCAGCGAGGTGGAGTTGCCACGGAGACG ACGTCCGACCAGCATCACCAAGTGCCAGTTGGTGTCTACCTTCAGCTCGGAGAACCTCTCTGTGTCGGATGGCGAAGAGGGCCACACCACCGACCACTCCCACAGCGGCACGCCGGACGTCGTCAGCACCAACACGGACGACCGTCTGGGCGACCGCAGCGATGACCTCCTGTCGCAGGGGTCAGAGATCCCAGCAGACAACACTGACCCGGTGCAGGCCTCTGGCGGGCTGTCTGAGAGGGAGGGAGCCCTGGGCCAGGTCAAAGCCCCGCTGGACGCTTCACAGAATCCTAATGAA agTCGGGCCCTGTGCGACGACTCGGACTGCGACAGCGCTGAGCTTGACCAGTCAGGAAGTGGGGAGCTCAGTCGTCCACCCAGCGCTGGGGCCTGGCCACCTCCATCAGGGTACCCCTCTGGGCCCCAACAAGGGTCTCCTCAGGGGCCCCAGACAGGGCCTCCATag
- the map3k12 gene encoding mitogen-activated protein kinase kinase kinase 12 isoform X2, whose translation MSGTCLHEPRAPSPSLSGFSTPISEPPFRRLDADTPACTPETDLTPTQCVLRNVLSIDTGGAPGAPGGVEGCPHTCGNSPTPSDGPPAHFDNSVLKLHEHEACQCGGGAEAGLSSEAGAVRSQSDNIRMQQGGGGFLEGLFGCLKPVWTMIGKAYSPEHKHNQEESWEVPFEEISDLQWVGSGAQGAVFLGKFHGEEVAVKKVRDIKETEIKHLRKLKHPNIITFKGICTQAPCYCILMEYCAQGQLYEVLRAGRKITPSLLIDWAMGIAGGMNYLHLHKIIHRDLKSPNMLITHDDLVKISDFGTSKELIDKSMKMSFAGTVAWMAPEVIRNEPISEKVDIWSFGVVLWEMLTGEVPYKDVDSSAIIWGVGNNSLNLPIPESCPDGFKILLRQCWNCKPRNRPSFRQILLHLDIASADVLCTPQETYFKSQAEWREEVKQHFEKIKSEGTCLHRLDEELINRRREELRHALDIREHYERKLERTNNLYVELNAVMLQLELKEKELQKREQSLDKKYPGLFKHHSSRQTSSSNSMDKLIKKRNVPQKLPSGKRPDILKSEVIIPKMDSSVMQVTIPSCSNRGSTSPSRSRRVKTRHRKPGKGSSGDLAGLKATQPSPDGDNPAQANSSSTGPSKQLQDPSVALRALGHEQQQRQLSSSSPDLICTTLAAEGQGKGEPTVGGLERGGSLSASAGLGGSEGGAGGLDDLTETTPRSDTPSEDAASFPFSSSPDSPCGRGAAAGRGSVLGAPRLPHDGDDKEEGVSGVRLPRGASGHLTPSAILYRAAIARKQRRGVSSEEEEGEVDSEVELPRRRRPTSITKCQLVSTFSSENLSVSDGEEGHTTDHSHSGTPDVVSTNTDDRLGDRSDDLLSQGSEIPADNTDPVQASGGLSEREGALGQVKAPLDASQNPNESRALCDDSDCDSAELDQSGSGELSRPPSAGAWPPPSGYPSGPQQGSPQGPQTGPP comes from the exons ATGAGTGGGACCTGCCTCCATGAGCCCCgcgccccctccccctctctctcaggctTCAGCACCCCCATCTCAGAGCCCCCCTTCCGCAGGTTGGATGCAGACACCCCCGCCTGCACCCCAGAAACCGACCTGACCCCCACCCAGTGTGTCCTCCGCAACGTGTTGTCCATCGACACCGGTGGGGCACCAGGGGCGCCAGGTGGGGTTGAGGGGTGCCCCCACACCTGTGGCAACAGCCCCACCCCTAGTGACGGGCCCCCGGCCCACTTTGACAACAGTGTGCTGAAGTTACACGAGCATGAGGCCTGCCAGTGTGGGGGCGGGGCAGAGGCGGGGCTTAGCTCGGAGGCTGGGGCCGTCCGTAGCCAATCAGACAACATCCGGATGCAGCAAGGAGGTGGAGGGTTCCTGGAGGGGCTGTTTGGCTGCCTGAAACCCGTCTGGACCATGATCGGGAAAGCATACTCCCCCGAACACAAGCATAACCAGGAAG AATCCTGGGAGGTTCCATTTGAAGAGATCTCAGACCTGCAATGGGTTGGCAGCGGGGCCCAGGGGGCGGTCTTCTTGGGGAAGTTCCACGGCGAGGAGGTGGCTGTCAAGAAAGTCCGGGACATCAAGGAGACGGAGATCAAGCACCTACGCAAACTCAAGCACCCCAACATCATCACCTTCAA gGGTATCTGCACCCAGGCTCCCTGCTACTGTATCCTGATGGAGTACTGTGCCCAGGGCCAGCTGTACGAGGTGCTGAGAGCAGGCAGGAAGATCACCCCCTCCCTGCTCATTGACTGGGCCATGGGCATCGCCGGGGGCATGAACTACCTGCACCTCCACAAGATCATCCACAGAGACCTCAAGTCCCCCAA TATGCTGATTACCCATGATGACCTAGTGAAGATTTCTGACTTCGGCACCTCCAAGGAGCTCATTGATAAGAGCATGAAGATGTCCTTCGCTGGTACGGTGGCCTGGATGGCCCCAGAGGTCATTCGGAATGAACCCATATCGGAGAAGGTGGACATCTG GTCGTTTGGGGTGGTGCTGTGGGAGATGCTGACCGGGGAGGTCCCCTATAAGGATGTGGACTCCTCTGCCATCATCTGGGGGGTGGGCAACAACAGCCTGAACCTCCCTATCCCCGAGAGCTGCCCAGACGGCTTCAAAATCCTCCTGAGGCAGTGCTG GAACTGTAAACCCAGAAATAGACCCTCTTTCCGTCAGATCCTCCTCCATCTGGATATAGCCTCAGCTGATGTACTCTGCACCCCACAGGAGACATACTTCAAGTCTCAG GCTGAGTGGCGGGAGGAGGTGAAGCAGCACTTTGAGAAGATTAAGTCTGAGGGGACCTGTCTGCACCGACTGGACGAGGAACTGATCAACCGACGCAGAGAGGAGCTAAG GCACGCTCTGGACATCCGGGAGCACTATGAGAGGAAGCTGGAGAGGACCAACAACCTCTACGTGGAGCTCAACGCTGTCATGCTGCAGCTGGAGCTCAAAGAGAAAGAGCTCCAGAA GAGAGAGCAGTCTTTAGATAAGAAGTACCCAGGACTGTTCAAGCACCACAGCTCCAGACAGACTAGCTCCTCCAACTCCATGGACAAACTCATCAAGAAGAGAAACGTCCCACAGAAACTGCCCTCTGGAAAGAG GCCAGACATCCTCAAGTCAGAGGTGATCATTCCCAAGATGGATTCCTCCGTGATGCAGGTCACTATCCCCTCCTGCTCCAACAGGGGCTCCACGTCTCCCAGCCGCTCGCGTAGGGTCAAGACCCGCCACCGCAAGCCTGGCAAGGGCAGCAGCGGGGACCTTGCCGGCCTGAAGGCCACTCAACCCTCTCCCGACGGGGACAACCCTGCCCAGGCCAACAGCTCCAGCACGGGCCCCTCCAAGCAGCTCCAGGACCCCAGCGTGGCCCTGCGGGCCCTGGGCCACGAGCAGCAGCAGAGGCAGCTGTCCTCCTCCAGCCCTGACCTCATCTGCACCACATTGGCGGCTGAGGGTCAAGGGAAAGGAGAACCCACCGTTGGGGGGCTTGAGAGGGGCGGCAGCCTGAGCGCCTCCGCGGGCTTGGGGGGGTCCGAGGGGGGCGCGGGGGGTCTGGATGACCTCACAGAGACCACCCCACGCAGCGACACGCCCAGCGAGGACGCAGCCTCGTTCCCCTTCTCTAGCAGCCCAGACTCGCCATGTGGAAGGGGGGCGGCCGCCGGGAGGGGGTCTGTGCTGGGCGCCCCACGCCTTCCCCACGATGGGGATGATAAGGAAGAGGGAGTAAGTGGTGTGCGGTTACCCCGGGGGGCATCAGGGCATCTCACCCCCTCAGCTATCCTGTACAGGGCGGCCATCGCACGCAAACAG AGGCGTGGCGTGtcttcagaggaggaggagggggaggttgaCAGCGAGGTGGAGTTGCCACGGAGACG ACGTCCGACCAGCATCACCAAGTGCCAGTTGGTGTCTACCTTCAGCTCGGAGAACCTCTCTGTGTCGGATGGCGAAGAGGGCCACACCACCGACCACTCCCACAGCGGCACGCCGGACGTCGTCAGCACCAACACGGACGACCGTCTGGGCGACCGCAGCGATGACCTCCTGTCGCAGGGGTCAGAGATCCCAGCAGACAACACTGACCCGGTGCAGGCCTCTGGCGGGCTGTCTGAGAGGGAGGGAGCCCTGGGCCAGGTCAAAGCCCCGCTGGACGCTTCACAGAATCCTAATGAA agTCGGGCCCTGTGCGACGACTCGGACTGCGACAGCGCTGAGCTTGACCAGTCAGGAAGTGGGGAGCTCAGTCGTCCACCCAGCGCTGGGGCCTGGCCACCTCCATCAGGGTACCCCTCTGGGCCCCAACAAGGGTCTCCTCAGGGGCCCCAGACAGGGCCTCCATag